CATGAACACGAAAAATACAAGATTGAAGTATAGTAAAACAGTACCTCAAAGCTTTGACCGACAAAGATTACAAGAAAGTGGGTTATATCACTCTACTGAATCTTTCAACCTCAAAGATCAAAGTGGTAGTAACAATAGGTCATCCCTAAGTCTGAATTCAGATTTAGGGACCCCACACTCTACAAAGCATTCACCTGATTCACCAAGAACGTCGAGGTCCTTCAACTGCGGAGATTCACAAAGTGGAGTAAAAGTACCGGAGGAAAATGATGCTTCTATTGCATTTAGTAAAATGTTTACTAGAAAACGAGCCAACACTGGCGGGTCCACGTGTTCGCTAGCCTCACCCACGATTGCACAAACTATTCAGcaatcaaatataaaagtTAATAAATTGCCAACTCAAAGAACAACTTCAGTCGGCTCATTATCATCCATGTCAAATCGTTATTCCCCAATAAGGGTTGCATCCCCTGGAAGAGCAAGATCCGGAACACGCGGATCCTCTCTTTATAGATTATCAAGAGACCTAAACTCTTTACCAAGTGTGACTGATCTACCCGAAATGGATAGTACAACCCCGGTTAACGAAATGTTCCTAGATGGTCAACCTCAGCATAAGAATGGAAGCTCTAAAGTAGGacataaaaagaaacaagaatCTATCTCTGATGCccaaagaaatcaaaattcaaattcGTACATCACAACACCATCATCTTCTCTTGTGACACCGCCATACTACATGACAGGCTATACGTTACCAAGTTCAGCTTCAGCGTCTTCAACTCCAAATGTTCTTGATACTAGTAGCATGAATTTTATTTCAAGTGCCAATACAGTTACAAGTTCTCGCCCCTCCAGTAATTTAtcctcttttgaaaaagaatatggCAACGAAAATGACGCCACTGGAGAATTATCTGCACTGAATACACCAATGGAGAGTATACCGGCATTAAAAGGTATACCTAGATCCActttagaagaaaatgaggaagaagatgtGCTAGTTCAAGATACTCCAAATACTActcattttcaaagaagGGATATGATTGGAATGGACACTCATAGGAAGGATGATAGCTTAGACCTTAACTCGTTGATGCCACACGGCAGTACAACTAGCAGCAGCATCGTAGACTCAGTAATGACAAACTCAATGTCCACCACAACAAGCAATGCGACCGGAAATTACTTTCAAGATCAAGATAAATATACATTGGTGAATACAGGACTGGGACTAAGTGATGCAAATCTCGACCATTTTATTAGATCTCAATTGAAGCATGCCTCTCGATCCGAATCTAATAATATTGGCAATCGCGTTGCATACGGTGGCTCAGTACCAAACAATACTGATACGACTAAGGCTAATCTGCAAGTATATACCGAGTTTGATTTTGAGAATCCAGAGTCTTTTTTCCATGAGCAATCAAAATTACTGGATAAAATGGGCCGCGGCagtaataacaataatagtgCTATTCAAATGAATGAACCGAAGTCGGCTGATACATACATTGGAACTATATCTCCAGATACATCAGCAACTGTTTCGTTAGGAGACTTGATTGGTTCAAACGTTTCAAACaatattgaaagaaatttttacgATGGTCACACTTTTGGACCGCAGTATCAAGCGAACTCATCCGTGGACAATCCAAGTAGCCAAAATCCAGCACCGATTACAAACAACGACATTGACAATTTACAGTCTTTTTACTTCGATAATAGCAACtaagaacaagaaaaaaaaaaaagcaaaagtaACAACAAGTAAGTATTttagaaaagttgaaagtTTGTGggaattttcaataaaaaaataataaaattcatAATTTTAAATGCAGCCCTGCTCCTTAACATCAAATATAGTGCAGCATGGGTAAAACACTGGCATTTGAAATTAGTGAATATTTTTAGTAATGATATATAGTAGATTGGCTTCTTAACATGTTATTTAACTCCCTATCCTCTATCTCCTTTCCAATTGAGTACTAATTTCTAAAATGAGAGATAACTATGCATCTTGTTTCTCTACATGGTTTACGTAGatgtatacatatatatatgtgtatgCACATAATTATAGATTGGCAAGCCACTACAGGTATTTTGGTAGTACGGCTCTTAAATGAGTTATTAGGTCTGTATCAGTTCCGCAAGGATTATCAAATTGCCACCTAATTGCTTCGTTATTGATTTTACCTAACCATGGACCAGGTTTCATCTCCAGTAGTTTTGCCATTTGTTTGCCGTCTACTATGGGTTTTAGCTCATGACAATTATTCATATTATTGTCATATATGTAGGAGTAGAATT
This genomic stretch from Saccharomyces mikatae IFO 1815 strain IFO1815 genome assembly, chromosome: 5 harbors:
- the BCK2 gene encoding Bck2p (similar to Saccharomyces cerevisiae BCK2 (YER167W); ancestral locus Anc_8.232), with protein sequence MPKNSHHHRSSSVNSTKNRSTESTTKWKIPHYYRRSTSGSTQASPDRNSSSTGVCSTPVLPTMNVMSSPKKVLLEDSRDNNAKSKKTSRRRSGEMVFVNYTVQDTVNEDDTELQTKPLSVPTPKAKLKKKSSKRRMLKIFGSSKSEHIEDIVEEQPMVLQLDSENQPLSGISVSGGALDNSLLTTKRSYNSFLKHNKLHGKASFSSSLSFPSLNMMGSTSDMSFDNNDFGSEKEVVPKSTHDPSLAKPPSRFTESERNTTSNLSSIPLMNTKNTRLKYSKTVPQSFDRQRLQESGLYHSTESFNLKDQSGSNNRSSLSLNSDLGTPHSTKHSPDSPRTSRSFNCGDSQSGVKVPEENDASIAFSKMFTRKRANTGGSTCSLASPTIAQTIQQSNIKVNKLPTQRTTSVGSLSSMSNRYSPIRVASPGRARSGTRGSSLYRLSRDLNSLPSVTDLPEMDSTTPVNEMFLDGQPQHKNGSSKVGHKKKQESISDAQRNQNSNSYITTPSSSLVTPPYYMTGYTLPSSASASSTPNVLDTSSMNFISSANTVTSSRPSSNLSSFEKEYGNENDATGELSALNTPMESIPALKGIPRSTLEENEEEDVLVQDTPNTTHFQRRDMIGMDTHRKDDSLDLNSLMPHGSTTSSSIVDSVMTNSMSTTTSNATGNYFQDQDKYTLVNTGLGLSDANLDHFIRSQLKHASRSESNNIGNRVAYGGSVPNNTDTTKANLQVYTEFDFENPESFFHEQSKLLDKMGRGSNNNNSAIQMNEPKSADTYIGTISPDTSATVSLGDLIGSNVSNNIERNFYDGHTFGPQYQANSSVDNPSSQNPAPITNNDIDNLQSFYFDNSN